A genome region from Carya illinoinensis cultivar Pawnee chromosome 2, C.illinoinensisPawnee_v1, whole genome shotgun sequence includes the following:
- the LOC122300232 gene encoding protein transport protein SEC23-like codes for MSEIANTDPEGLDGVRMSWNVWPRTKVEASKCVIPLAASISPIRHHPDIPNLPYAPLRCKTCSAVLNPFSRVDFTAKIWICPFCYQRNHFPPHYHMISETNLPGELYAQYTTVQYSLPQNPDPNLGPSPLSPVFLFMLDTCMIEEEMGYVKSALMRAIGLLPENALVGFVSFGTQVQVHELGFSDMSKVYVFRGNKEISKEQVLDQLGLGVARRAGGTGYQKGVPIGFPNSGVTRFLLPAADCEYTLNALLDELETDQWPVPPGSRASRCTGVALSVSAGLLGACSTGTGARIIALVGGPCTEGPGTIISKDLSDPVRSHKDLDKDAAPYFKKAVKFYENLANQLVSQGHVLDLFASALDQVGVAEMKVAVEKTGGLVVQAESFGHPVFKDSFKRVFEEGEQSLGLCFNGTLEINCSKDIKIQGIIGPCTSLEKKGPAVADTTIGEGGTTAWKLCGLDKSTCLTVFFDLSSSDRSNTPGTVNPLLYLQFLTSYQNPEGQLILRVTTISRGWIDSAVSSEELAQGFDQETAAVVMARLTSLKMETEEGFDATRWLDRSLIRLCSKFGDYQKDDPASFTLNPSFSLFPQFMFNLRRSQFVQVFNNSPDETAYFRMLLNRENITNAAVMIQPSLISYSFNSLPAPALLDVASIAADRILLLDSYFSVVIFHGMQIAQWRNAGYHNQPGHQAFAHLLQAPYDDSQVIIRERFPVPRLVVCDQHGSQARFLLAKLNPSATYNNANEMAAGSDVIFTDDVSLQVFFEHLQRLAVQS; via the exons ATGTCGGAGATCGCGAACACAGATCCGGAGGGTCTCGACGGAGTGCGTATGTCATGGAACGTATGGCCGCGTACCAAGGTCGAGGCGAGCAAGTGCGTGATCCCACTCGCCGCCTCCATCTCACCGATCCGCCACCACCCGGACATCCCCAACCTCCCTTACGCGCCCCTCAGATGCAAGACCTGTTCAGCCGTCCTCAACCCCTTCTCGCGGGTGGACTTTACCGCCAAGATCTGGATCTGCCCCTTCTGCTACCAGCGCAACCACTTCCCTCCTCACTACCATATGATCTCCGAGACCAACCTCCCCGGCGAGCTCTACGCCCAGTATACCACTGTGCAATATTCCCTCCCCCAAAATCCTGACCCTAATCTCGGTCCTTCTCCGCTCTCGCCCGTGTTTTTATTCATGCTTGATACCTGCATGATCGAGGAGGAAATGGGGTACGTTAAATCGGCACTAATGCGTGCCATCGGGTTGTTGCCGGAGAACGCGCTGGTGGGGTTTGTTTCGTTTGGGACCCAGGTTCAGGTGCATGAATTGGGGTTCTCAGATATGTCCAAGGTGTACGTGTTCAGGGGGAACAAAGAGATTTCCAAGGAGCAGGTTTTGGACCAATTGGGGCTTGGGGTGGCCAGGCGAGCTGGCGGAACAGGGTACCAGAAGGGCGTGCCGATTGGGTTTCCGAATTCAGGCGTCACGCGGTTCTTATTGCCCGCTGCGGATTGTGAGTACACGCTCAACGCG TTGTTGGACGAGTTGGAAACTGATCAGTGGCCTGTTCCGCCGGGGAGTCGGGCATCGCGGTGCACGGGAGTGGCTTTAAGTGTTTCAGCAGGATTGCTTGGAGCCTGTTCCACTGGCACTGGTGCTAGAATTATAGCTCTAGTTGGTGGTCCTTGTACAGAAGGGCCCGGCACG attATATCAAAAGATCTATCAGATCCAGTACGATCACATAAAGATCTTGATAAGGATGCAGCACCTTATTTTAAGAAAGCAGTCAAATTCTATGAAAATCTTGCAAATCAGCTGGTTAGCCAGGGTCATGTTTTGGACCTTTTTGCTTCTGCCCTCGATCAG gtTGGGGTTGCAGAAATGAAAGTTGCGGTCGAAAAAACTGGTGGGCTTGTTGTTCAAGCTGAAAGTTTTGGTCATCCTGTATTTAAAGATTCTTTCAAGCGGGTATTCGAAGAAGGGGAGCAGTCTCTGGGCCTTTGTTTTAA TGGCACGCTAGAGATCAATTGTTCAAAGGACATTAAAATCCAGGGGATAATTGGGCCTTGCACATCGTTGGAAAAG AAAGGACCTGCTGTTGCTGATACAACCATTGGGGAAGGTGGTACAACAGCATGGAAATTGTGTGGTCTTGATAAAAGCACTTGCTTGACGGTGTTTTTTGATCTTTCATCAAGTGATCGATCAAATACCCCAGGAACTGTAAATCCCCTGTTGTACTTGCAGTTTCTCACTAG TTATCAAAACCCTGAAGGTCAATTAATACTTCGAGTGACAACCATTAGTAGAGGATGGATAGATAGTGCAGTGAGCTCAGAG GAATTGGCACAAGGATTTGATCAGGAGACTGCTGCTGTGGTAATGGCAAGATTGACTTCCTTGAAAATGGAGACAGAG GAAGGGTTTGATGCTACACGGTGGTTGGATCGGTCTCTCATTCGTCTCTGTTCTAAATTTGGTGACTACCAGAAGGATGATCCAGCGTCTTTTACATTAAATCCTTCTTTTTCATTGTTCCCTCAGTTTATGTTTAATCTGAGAAGATCACAATTTGTACAG GTTTTTAACAACAGTCCAGATGAGACTGCCTATTTCCGCATGTTGTTAAACCGggaaaatatcacaaatgctGCTGTTATGATTCAACCGTCTTTGATATCCTATTCATTCAATTCACTGCCTGCTCCAGCATTGTTGGATGTGGCTTCCATTGCAGCGGACCGTATTCTCTTGCTGGATTCCTATTTCAGTGTTGTAATTTTCCATGGAATGCAAATAGCTCAGTGGCGTAATGCAGGATACCATAATCAGCCAGGACACCAG GCATTTGCACATCTATTGCAAGCTCCTTATGATGATTCCCAGGTGATCATTCGGGAAAGATTTCCTGTCCCTAGATTGGTGGTATGCGATCAGCATGGCTCCCAG GCTAGATTCTTATTGGCAAAATTGAACCCATCAGCTACATACAATAATGCTAATGAGATGGCTGCTGGGTCAGATGTGATCTTCACAGATGATGTGAGCCTTCAAGTCTTCTTTGAGCATCTTCAGAGGCTGGCTGTGCAATCTTGA
- the LOC122300233 gene encoding protein THYLAKOID FORMATION1, chloroplastic-like isoform X2 — protein sequence MRYKRTYQYDLVFALGFVTVFDQLMEGYPSHEDRDAIFQAYITILKDPDQYRIDAQNLEDWAWAQIGGIEGEVEGILKDIAERARHKKSFSYNRFFDGGILQDPWL from the exons ATGAGGTATAAGAGAACATACCAATATGACCTTGTGTTCGCCCTTGGTTTTGTTACCGTGTTTGATCAACTCATGGAAGGATATCCTAGTCACGAGGACCGAGATGCCATCTTCCAAGCATACATAACGATATTGAAGGACCCAGATCAATATAGAATTGATGCACAAAATTTGGAAGATTGGGCTTGGGCTCAGATTGGGGGTATTGAAGGAGAAGTTGAGGGGATATTGAAGGACATCGCAGAAAGAGCTAGGCATAAGAAGAGTTTCAGCTACAACCGTTTCTTTGATGGGGGGATATTGCAG GATCCTTGGTTATAA
- the LOC122300233 gene encoding protein THYLAKOID FORMATION1, chloroplastic-like isoform X1: protein MRYKRTYQYDLVFALGFVTVFDQLMEGYPSHEDRDAIFQAYITILKDPDQYRIDAQNLEDWAWAQIGGIEGEVEGILKDIAERARHKKSFSYNRFFDGGILQVSLKDPWL, encoded by the exons ATGAGGTATAAGAGAACATACCAATATGACCTTGTGTTCGCCCTTGGTTTTGTTACCGTGTTTGATCAACTCATGGAAGGATATCCTAGTCACGAGGACCGAGATGCCATCTTCCAAGCATACATAACGATATTGAAGGACCCAGATCAATATAGAATTGATGCACAAAATTTGGAAGATTGGGCTTGGGCTCAGATTGGGGGTATTGAAGGAGAAGTTGAGGGGATATTGAAGGACATCGCAGAAAGAGCTAGGCATAAGAAGAGTTTCAGCTACAACCGTTTCTTTGATGGGGGGATATTGCAGGTCAGCTTGAAG GATCCTTGGTTATAA
- the LOC122300234 gene encoding pentatricopeptide repeat-containing protein At4g14190, chloroplastic isoform X2, with product MAFTWRPNSVSTSGCSYNNLLLFPKTITKVASSKFKFSAFKSSISSPQPSTAQSSANASHGNTAPPLNTVSDRERLRDLLAKLRQKNSCPLQTLRDDGDWTEDHFWAVIRFLKHASRSHEILQVFDMWKDIEASRINEFYYEKIIGLLGKGSFEDALFYLNKMKEANVTPETYTYDVLIQAYGKYNMYDEMGTCLKKMELDGCSPDHITYNLLIQEFSQAGLLKRMERIYQTMLSKKMDLQSSTLVAMLEAYARFGIVDKMEKVFRRILNSKTHLKDDVIRKVAGVYIGNYMFSRLDDLGVDVSTRFGASDLVWCLRLLSHACLLSRRGMDSIVREMEEAKVPWNVTVANIIMLAYLKIEDFTHLKSLLYQLPFLCVKPDIVTVGILFDAMMIGFEGAREVETWRSTGDLYRVVEINTDPLVLTAFGKGRFLRNCEEVYCSLEPQAREQQTWTYDSLIDLVLRKP from the exons ATGGCATTCACATGGAGACCTAATTCGGTTTCTACCTCCGGTTGCAGTTACAacaacctcctcctcttcccTAAAACCATAACCAAAGTAGCCTCCTCCAAATTCAAATTCTCGGCCTTCAAAAGTAGCATTTCCTCTCCCCAGCCCTCAACAGCGCAATCAAGTGCAAACGCCTCACATGGTAACACTGCCCCTCCTCTCAACACGGTCTCTGACCGCGAGAGGCTCCGAGACTTGCTTGCAAAGCTGCGCCAGAAAAACTCATGCCCGTTGCAAACGCTTAGAGACGATGGAGATTGGACTGAAGACCATTTCTGGGCTGTCATCAGATTCCTCAAACACGCCTCTAGGTCCCATGAAATTCTTCAG GTGTTTGATATGTGGAAGGACATTGAGGCATCGCGGATTAATGAGTTCTACTATGAGAAGATAATAGGGCTGTTAG GAAAAGGGAGCTTTGAAGATGCGTTATTTTACCTCAATAAGATGAAAGAAGCCAATGTGACACCTGAAACTTATACCTATGATGTGTTAATTCAAGCTTATGGGAAATATAATATGTATGATGAAATGGGTACGTGTCTTAAGAAGATGGAATTAGACGGGTGTTCACCTGATCACATTACTTATAATTTGCTTATCCAAGAGTTTTCACAAGCTGGGTTACTCAAAAGAATGGAAAGAATATATCAGACCATGCTTTCTAAAAAGATGGATTTGCAGTCATCTACCTTGGTTGCAATGCTAGAGGCTTATGCTAGATTTGGGATCGTAGACAAGATGGAAAAGGTTTTTAGAAGAATTTTGAACTCCAAAACCCATTTGAAGGATGATGTGATAAGGAAAGTGGCTGGGGTCTATATTGGGAACTATATGTTTTCAAGATTAGATGACTTGGGAGTTGATGTTTCAACAAGGTTTGGCGCATCTGATCTTGTTTGGTGCCTGCGTCTTCTTTCTCATGCTTGTCTTTTGAGCCGAAGGGGTATGGATTCCATTGTTAGGGAGATGGAAGAGGCAAAAGTTCCTTGGAATGTAACAGTTGCAAATATTATCATGCTGGCTTATTTGAAAATTGAAGATTTCACTCATTTGAAATCCTTGCTTTACCAATTACCATTCCTTTGTGTTAAGCCTGATATAGTTACTGTTGGAATTTTATTTGATGCTATGATGATTGGATTTGAAGGAGCTAGGGAAGTAGAAACGTGGAGAAGTACAGGCGATCTCTATAGAGTTGTGGAAATTAACACTGATCCCCTGGTTCTCACTGCATTTGGAAAGGGGCGTTTCCTGAGGAACTGTGAAGAGGTATACTGCTCCCTTGAACCTCAAGCTAGAGAACAGCAAACGTGGACTTATGATAGCCTCATTGATTTGGTTTTAAGGAAGCCTTAG
- the LOC122300234 gene encoding pentatricopeptide repeat-containing protein At4g14190, chloroplastic isoform X1, whose translation MAFTWRPNSVSTSGCSYNNLLLFPKTITKVASSKFKFSAFKSSISSPQPSTAQSSANASHGNTAPPLNTVSDRERLRDLLAKLRQKNSCPLQTLRDDGDWTEDHFWAVIRFLKHASRSHEILQVFDMWKDIEASRINEFYYEKIIGLLGEVGLIEEAVSTFQEMKSRGLIPSLETYNSIIHGFAGKGSFEDALFYLNKMKEANVTPETYTYDVLIQAYGKYNMYDEMGTCLKKMELDGCSPDHITYNLLIQEFSQAGLLKRMERIYQTMLSKKMDLQSSTLVAMLEAYARFGIVDKMEKVFRRILNSKTHLKDDVIRKVAGVYIGNYMFSRLDDLGVDVSTRFGASDLVWCLRLLSHACLLSRRGMDSIVREMEEAKVPWNVTVANIIMLAYLKIEDFTHLKSLLYQLPFLCVKPDIVTVGILFDAMMIGFEGAREVETWRSTGDLYRVVEINTDPLVLTAFGKGRFLRNCEEVYCSLEPQAREQQTWTYDSLIDLVLRKP comes from the exons ATGGCATTCACATGGAGACCTAATTCGGTTTCTACCTCCGGTTGCAGTTACAacaacctcctcctcttcccTAAAACCATAACCAAAGTAGCCTCCTCCAAATTCAAATTCTCGGCCTTCAAAAGTAGCATTTCCTCTCCCCAGCCCTCAACAGCGCAATCAAGTGCAAACGCCTCACATGGTAACACTGCCCCTCCTCTCAACACGGTCTCTGACCGCGAGAGGCTCCGAGACTTGCTTGCAAAGCTGCGCCAGAAAAACTCATGCCCGTTGCAAACGCTTAGAGACGATGGAGATTGGACTGAAGACCATTTCTGGGCTGTCATCAGATTCCTCAAACACGCCTCTAGGTCCCATGAAATTCTTCAG GTGTTTGATATGTGGAAGGACATTGAGGCATCGCGGATTAATGAGTTCTACTATGAGAAGATAATAGGGCTGTTAGGTGAAGTGGGTCTGATTGAAGAAGCAGTGTCGACATTTCAAGAGATGAAAAGCCGTGGCCTAATCCCTTCTTTGGAGACTTATAATTCAATTATTCATGGTTTTGCAGGAAAAGGGAGCTTTGAAGATGCGTTATTTTACCTCAATAAGATGAAAGAAGCCAATGTGACACCTGAAACTTATACCTATGATGTGTTAATTCAAGCTTATGGGAAATATAATATGTATGATGAAATGGGTACGTGTCTTAAGAAGATGGAATTAGACGGGTGTTCACCTGATCACATTACTTATAATTTGCTTATCCAAGAGTTTTCACAAGCTGGGTTACTCAAAAGAATGGAAAGAATATATCAGACCATGCTTTCTAAAAAGATGGATTTGCAGTCATCTACCTTGGTTGCAATGCTAGAGGCTTATGCTAGATTTGGGATCGTAGACAAGATGGAAAAGGTTTTTAGAAGAATTTTGAACTCCAAAACCCATTTGAAGGATGATGTGATAAGGAAAGTGGCTGGGGTCTATATTGGGAACTATATGTTTTCAAGATTAGATGACTTGGGAGTTGATGTTTCAACAAGGTTTGGCGCATCTGATCTTGTTTGGTGCCTGCGTCTTCTTTCTCATGCTTGTCTTTTGAGCCGAAGGGGTATGGATTCCATTGTTAGGGAGATGGAAGAGGCAAAAGTTCCTTGGAATGTAACAGTTGCAAATATTATCATGCTGGCTTATTTGAAAATTGAAGATTTCACTCATTTGAAATCCTTGCTTTACCAATTACCATTCCTTTGTGTTAAGCCTGATATAGTTACTGTTGGAATTTTATTTGATGCTATGATGATTGGATTTGAAGGAGCTAGGGAAGTAGAAACGTGGAGAAGTACAGGCGATCTCTATAGAGTTGTGGAAATTAACACTGATCCCCTGGTTCTCACTGCATTTGGAAAGGGGCGTTTCCTGAGGAACTGTGAAGAGGTATACTGCTCCCTTGAACCTCAAGCTAGAGAACAGCAAACGTGGACTTATGATAGCCTCATTGATTTGGTTTTAAGGAAGCCTTAG